The Pseudomonas eucalypticola genome has a window encoding:
- a CDS encoding response regulator: MTTAGKTILLVDDDQEIRELLDTYLTRAGFTVRTTGDGQAFRQALNEAPADLAILDVMLPDEDGFSLCRWVRQHPRQAQMPIIMLTASSDEADRVIGLELGADDYLGKPFSPRELQARIKALLRRAQFGQERAGEVVAFDDWRLDMISHRLFHADGEEVFLSGADFALLKLFLDNPQQILDRDTIGNATRGRDLMPLDRIVDMAVSRLRQRLRDTDKPPRLIRTVRGSGYLLAASVVTA; encoded by the coding sequence GTGACCACTGCCGGCAAAACAATACTGCTGGTCGATGACGACCAGGAAATTCGCGAACTGCTGGACACCTACCTCACCCGCGCGGGCTTCACGGTCCGCACCACGGGTGACGGCCAGGCCTTCCGCCAGGCCCTCAACGAGGCCCCGGCGGACCTGGCCATCCTCGATGTCATGCTTCCCGACGAAGATGGCTTCAGCCTGTGCCGGTGGGTGCGCCAGCACCCGCGCCAGGCGCAGATGCCGATCATCATGCTCACCGCCAGCTCCGACGAAGCCGACCGGGTCATTGGCCTGGAGCTGGGTGCCGACGACTACCTGGGCAAGCCGTTCAGCCCGCGCGAGTTGCAGGCGCGCATCAAGGCGCTGCTTCGCCGCGCCCAGTTCGGCCAGGAGCGCGCCGGCGAGGTGGTAGCGTTCGATGACTGGCGGCTGGACATGATCAGCCATCGCTTGTTTCATGCCGACGGCGAGGAAGTGTTCCTTTCCGGCGCCGATTTCGCCTTGCTCAAGCTGTTCCTCGACAACCCCCAGCAAATCCTCGACCGCGATACCATCGGCAATGCCACCCGTGGCCGCGACCTGATGCCCCTGGATCGTATCGTCGACATGGCCGTGAGCCGCCTGCGCCAGCGCCTGCGCGACACCGACAAACCGCCCCGGCTGATCCGCACCGTGCGCGGCAGTGGCTACCTGCTGGCGGCCAGCGTTGTCACGGCTTAA
- a CDS encoding sensor histidine kinase, which translates to MLLLTLLVVLLAQGLSSLIWVSQLRATQLEGLVTTARSLAHSMSASVSYFRSLPLAYRPMVLEQLRSMGGTRFVVSLNNRPLDMQVLPPTVRKTAVIQAVDSVLRESLGAPVDLSVQFVSPQDLRIFNSGLALDELPRSWAHYSLTLEPVNPPVLVTQIRLGEGEWLYIASLLPEPYTSLEEEGLPAQQWWFILLTSSFLLLFIGLLVHWQSRPLKRLARAARELSLGAEPEEPEVEGGGSEVIEVSRAFTAMRERISRYLTERSQLFSAISHDLRTPITRLRLRVELLEDEALEAKFGRDLDELELLVKGALQCVKDTDIHENIEPVDLNHVLDCLIEPFLSPGGDGRVTLHGGAWKPYPGKPLALKRCMGNLIDNALKYGDRAHLHVEDDPKAFILHVDDEGPGVPALRLEKVFEPHFRLSGNQQGYGLGLGIARNIAHSHGGEVSLRNLPERGLRVTLYLPR; encoded by the coding sequence ATGCTGCTGCTGACCTTGCTGGTGGTGCTGCTGGCTCAGGGGCTGTCGAGCCTGATCTGGGTCTCGCAGTTGCGCGCTACTCAGTTGGAAGGCCTGGTCACCACCGCTCGTAGCCTTGCCCACTCCATGTCGGCCAGCGTCAGTTACTTCCGCTCGCTGCCCCTGGCCTACCGGCCCATGGTGCTGGAACAGCTGCGCAGCATGGGTGGCACGCGCTTCGTGGTGTCGCTCAACAACCGCCCGCTGGACATGCAGGTGCTGCCCCCGACCGTGCGCAAGACGGCGGTCATCCAGGCCGTGGATAGCGTGTTGCGCGAGAGCCTGGGGGCGCCGGTGGACCTCTCGGTGCAATTCGTCAGCCCTCAGGACCTGCGCATTTTCAACAGCGGCCTGGCCCTGGATGAGCTGCCACGCTCCTGGGCGCACTATTCGCTGACCCTGGAGCCGGTGAACCCGCCGGTGCTGGTCACCCAGATCCGTCTGGGCGAAGGCGAATGGCTGTACATCGCCTCGTTGCTCCCCGAGCCCTACACCAGCTTGGAAGAAGAGGGGCTGCCCGCCCAGCAATGGTGGTTCATTCTGCTCACCAGCTCGTTTCTGTTGCTGTTCATCGGCCTGCTGGTGCACTGGCAGAGCCGCCCGCTCAAGCGCTTGGCCCGCGCGGCACGGGAGTTGTCCCTGGGTGCCGAGCCAGAAGAACCGGAGGTGGAAGGCGGCGGTAGCGAGGTGATCGAGGTCAGCCGCGCCTTCACCGCCATGCGCGAGCGCATCAGCCGCTACCTTACCGAGCGAAGTCAGCTGTTCAGTGCCATCTCCCACGACCTGCGAACCCCCATCACCCGCCTGCGCCTGCGGGTGGAGCTGCTGGAAGACGAGGCTCTGGAAGCCAAGTTCGGTCGCGACCTGGATGAGCTGGAACTACTGGTCAAAGGCGCGTTGCAATGCGTGAAGGACACCGACATTCACGAAAACATCGAGCCGGTGGACCTCAACCATGTCCTTGACTGCCTGATCGAACCGTTTCTCTCCCCGGGTGGCGACGGCCGTGTGACCCTGCATGGCGGCGCCTGGAAGCCCTACCCGGGTAAACCCCTGGCGCTGAAGCGCTGCATGGGCAACCTGATCGACAACGCGCTGAAATACGGCGACCGGGCGCACCTGCACGTGGAAGACGACCCCAAGGCGTTCATCCTCCACGTGGATGACGAAGGGCCCGGGGTACCGGCGTTGCGGTTGGAAAAGGTATTCGAGCCGCATTTCCGCTTGTCGGGCAACCAGCAGGGCTACGGGTTGGGGTTGGGCATCGCGCGCAACATCGCCCATAGCCATGGGGGGGAGGTGAGCCTGCGTAACCTGCCGGAGCGGGGGTTGCGAGTCACGCTGTACCTGCCGCGTTGA
- a CDS encoding GGDEF domain-containing protein, whose amino-acid sequence MLLNDPITLLLIITPFGLLTALMLCLSGIGLSERHTALWWWLGGDLLLAAYRIVDLLQPDVATGAYAWLGVLAPMPAFLLNTTLLLAAIGGHTLALLHLAGRAGSRTAQAALLLGTPMTYALGASMLIHSSYLLPWFFLICFITIGIQCRLALSLTARYRGAWGLAVGQLALLAFHAWNVISLLLSPPPPLAFDTPDMFTLPELAMDFMVSFLFTLCFGLMLQEQVRLEILRLSVTDFLTGALNRAGATTAILRKDAQRYPLAIALIDLDNFKRINDQHGHGAGDTGLKLFASTVTQLKRRTDLFSRWGGEEFLLVMPGTTTREARVLLDRLREALEVESMQLPFTLRFSAGLAQTERLHGQQDFERLLRSVDQALYRAKLQRDRVEEAELADT is encoded by the coding sequence ATGTTGCTGAACGATCCCATCACCCTGCTGCTGATCATCACCCCGTTCGGCCTGCTGACCGCCTTGATGCTGTGCTTGTCGGGCATCGGTTTGAGCGAGCGGCACACCGCCCTGTGGTGGTGGCTGGGCGGGGACCTGCTGCTTGCCGCCTACCGTATCGTCGATTTGCTGCAACCCGATGTGGCCACGGGGGCGTACGCCTGGCTCGGGGTGCTTGCGCCGATGCCGGCGTTCCTGCTCAACACTACCCTGCTGCTGGCAGCCATCGGCGGGCATACCCTGGCGCTGCTGCATCTGGCCGGTCGCGCGGGCAGCCGTACCGCCCAGGCTGCGCTGCTGCTGGGTACGCCGATGACCTATGCCCTTGGCGCCAGCATGCTGATACACAGCAGCTACCTGCTGCCGTGGTTCTTCCTGATTTGCTTCATCACCATCGGCATCCAGTGCCGCCTCGCCCTTAGCCTTACGGCCCGTTACCGCGGCGCCTGGGGCTTGGCGGTCGGGCAACTGGCCCTGCTCGCCTTCCACGCCTGGAACGTGATCAGCCTGCTGCTTAGCCCGCCCCCGCCCCTGGCCTTCGACACCCCGGACATGTTCACGCTGCCCGAGCTGGCCATGGACTTCATGGTCTCGTTCCTGTTCACCTTGTGCTTTGGCCTGATGCTGCAGGAACAGGTGCGCCTGGAAATCTTGCGCCTGAGTGTCACCGACTTCCTCACCGGCGCCCTCAATCGCGCAGGCGCCACCACCGCCATTCTGCGCAAGGACGCCCAGCGCTACCCCCTGGCGATCGCCCTCATCGACCTGGACAACTTCAAGCGTATCAACGACCAGCACGGCCACGGCGCGGGCGACACCGGCCTGAAACTCTTCGCCAGCACCGTCACCCAGCTCAAGCGCAGGACGGACCTGTTTTCCCGCTGGGGTGGCGAAGAATTCCTGCTGGTGATGCCCGGCACCACCACCCGGGAAGCCAGGGTGTTACTCGACCGCCTACGCGAGGCGCTTGAGGTGGAATCGATGCAATTGCCTTTCACCCTGCGGTTCAGCGCCGGGCTGGCGCAGACTGAACGTCTCCATGGCCAGCAGGATTTCGAGCGGTTGCTGCGCAGCGTGGACCAAGCCTTGTACCGAGCGAAGTTGCAACGGGATCGGGTAGAAGAGGCCGAATTGGCAGATACCTGA
- a CDS encoding AGE family epimerase/isomerase, with translation MERLQLEFSSWLNTPSHHHWLAAEGLRLLDFARASKLQEGFGHLDERGWLPDAPAQTLITARMTHSFALASVQGLPGFAALVDHGLAALAGSLRDAEQGGWYAVAHAADGDMGKAAYLHAFVALAASSAVAAGRPGAQALLDQAVEVILARFWSEEEGAMRESFDRLWSRAEPYRGANSNMHSVEAFLALADVTHDPHWLERALRIAERVIHQHAVPNQYRVIEHFHPDWSADLTYNQAQPADPFRPFGSTPGHAFEWARLLLHLEAALLDAVRPAPTWLLASARGLFEQACRTAWHADGAPGLVYTLDWSDKPVVRQRMHWVTAEAIAASAALLRRTGDAQYEHWYRDFWEYAAVHLLDREHGSWHHELDPCNKPSATVWAGKPDLYHALQAVLLPRVPLAPSLACNLARLGGQHIVTGW, from the coding sequence ATGGAACGGTTGCAACTGGAATTCAGCAGTTGGCTCAATACCCCCTCCCATCACCACTGGCTGGCGGCCGAGGGGCTGCGTTTGCTGGATTTCGCCCGGGCCTCGAAGCTGCAAGAAGGCTTCGGCCACCTGGATGAACGCGGCTGGCTGCCCGATGCCCCGGCGCAAACGCTGATCACCGCCCGCATGACCCACAGCTTTGCCCTGGCCAGCGTGCAAGGCCTGCCCGGTTTCGCCGCGCTGGTCGACCATGGCCTGGCGGCGCTGGCTGGCAGCCTGCGCGATGCCGAGCAGGGCGGTTGGTATGCCGTGGCCCATGCCGCCGACGGGGACATGGGCAAGGCTGCCTACCTGCATGCCTTCGTGGCCCTGGCCGCCAGCAGTGCGGTGGCGGCGGGGCGCCCGGGGGCGCAGGCGTTGCTCGACCAGGCGGTGGAGGTGATCCTGGCGCGGTTCTGGAGCGAGGAGGAAGGCGCCATGCGCGAGTCCTTCGACCGCCTGTGGAGCCGCGCCGAGCCCTATCGCGGCGCCAACAGCAACATGCACAGCGTCGAGGCCTTCCTCGCCCTGGCCGATGTCACCCATGACCCGCACTGGCTCGAACGCGCCCTGCGGATCGCCGAACGGGTGATTCACCAGCATGCCGTCCCTAACCAATACCGGGTAATCGAACACTTCCACCCCGACTGGTCTGCCGACCTGACGTACAACCAGGCGCAACCGGCCGACCCGTTTCGGCCTTTCGGCAGCACGCCGGGGCATGCCTTCGAATGGGCACGGCTGTTGCTGCACCTCGAAGCCGCGTTGCTGGACGCCGTGCGTCCGGCGCCAACCTGGCTGCTGGCCAGCGCCCGCGGCCTGTTCGAACAGGCCTGCCGCACCGCCTGGCACGCCGACGGCGCGCCGGGGCTGGTCTATACCCTGGACTGGAGCGACAAGCCGGTGGTGCGCCAACGCATGCATTGGGTCACCGCCGAAGCCATCGCCGCCTCGGCCGCGCTGCTGCGCCGAACCGGCGATGCCCAATACGAGCACTGGTACCGCGACTTCTGGGAGTACGCCGCCGTGCACCTGCTGGACCGGGAACACGGTAGCTGGCACCACGAACTGGACCCGTGCAACAAGCCTTCGGCGACCGTCTGGGCCGGTAAACCGGACCTCTATCACGCCCTGCAGGCCGTGCTGTTGCCGCGCGTGCCGCTGGCGCCAAGCCTGGCCTGCAACCTTGCGCGCCTCGGCGGGCAACACATTGTCACCGGTTGGTGA